A section of the Trichocoleus sp. genome encodes:
- a CDS encoding pitrilysin family protein, with translation MTSTLIGSSAFCLNDPTIHRLPNGLTIIAEQMPVDAVNLSLWLGVGSAIETDEINGMAHFLEHMIFKGTAQLENGEFERQIEQRGAVTNAATSQDYTYYYITTAPQDFAELAPLQIEVVLNAAIPDEAFERERLVVLEEIRRSDDNPRRRTFSRSIEAGFEHLPYRRPVLGPTSVIEHLKPQQMRDFHAMWYRPQSITAVAVGNLPVEELIQIVADGFAKAESARAELRPNHRPDFPDFSPEAPFTDISRQEFVDESLQQARLVMMWRVPGMVDLAQTYPLDVLSSVLARGRTARLIRDLREERGLVSNISVSNMTYTQQGLFYISAQLPVENLAVVEAAIVQHIRALQTELISELEIERVRTLVANRYIFGNETPSDRGSVYGYYQAVVGDLTPALNYPAQIQQLDAIDLQTTAQRYLSPDAYRAVILKPSP, from the coding sequence ATGACCTCAACTTTGATCGGTTCCTCCGCTTTCTGTCTCAATGACCCAACCATTCATCGTTTGCCGAATGGTTTGACCATCATTGCCGAGCAAATGCCTGTTGATGCCGTTAATTTGAGTTTATGGCTGGGCGTTGGTTCTGCAATTGAGACAGATGAGATCAACGGCATGGCTCACTTCCTTGAACACATGATCTTCAAAGGCACTGCCCAGCTTGAAAACGGTGAATTTGAGCGACAGATCGAGCAGCGCGGAGCCGTCACCAATGCTGCAACCAGCCAAGATTACACCTACTACTACATCACAACTGCCCCCCAAGATTTTGCAGAACTGGCTCCTCTCCAGATTGAGGTTGTTCTAAATGCCGCGATTCCAGACGAAGCCTTTGAGCGAGAAAGGCTAGTGGTGTTAGAAGAAATCCGCCGCTCAGACGATAACCCCCGCCGCCGGACATTTTCTCGATCGATCGAAGCTGGATTTGAGCATTTGCCTTATCGTCGTCCTGTACTTGGACCAACCAGCGTCATCGAACATCTCAAGCCACAGCAGATGCGAGATTTTCATGCAATGTGGTACCGTCCTCAGTCGATCACGGCAGTTGCAGTTGGCAATTTGCCTGTTGAGGAGTTGATTCAAATTGTGGCAGATGGCTTTGCCAAGGCGGAGTCGGCTCGGGCAGAACTACGTCCTAATCATCGACCTGATTTTCCTGACTTCAGTCCAGAAGCTCCTTTCACAGACATTAGCCGTCAAGAGTTTGTGGATGAGAGTCTGCAACAGGCAAGACTGGTGATGATGTGGCGTGTTCCAGGTATGGTTGATCTGGCTCAAACCTACCCTCTTGATGTTCTGTCCTCTGTTCTAGCAAGAGGACGCACTGCTCGGCTGATTCGTGATTTGAGAGAAGAGCGGGGGCTAGTTTCCAATATTTCGGTCAGCAATATGACCTACACGCAGCAAGGCTTGTTTTATATCTCGGCTCAATTGCCCGTCGAGAATTTAGCAGTGGTCGAAGCGGCGATCGTCCAACATATTCGCGCTCTCCAAACCGAACTGATCAGCGAATTAGAAATTGAGCGAGTCCGCACTCTAGTCGCCAATCGCTACATCTTTGGTAATGAAACCCCCAGCGATCGAGGCAGCGTTTATGGCTACTATCAGGCAGTGGTTGGCGACCTCACTCCTGCTCTGAACTACCCAGCGCAGATCCAGCAGCTCGACGCGATCGACTTGCAAACTACCGCCCAACGCTACCTCTCCCCAGATGCTTATCGGGCAGTTATCCTCAAACCCAGCCCTTAA
- a CDS encoding fructosamine kinase family protein — MWNEIATHITQTTGQPFEAKHHRSVGGGSINQAYVVSDGDRAYFVKLNQASRVAMFEAEALGLREIWQTKTIRVPEPIAWGIAGNSAYIVLEWFDLGYGDHQSWEAMGRNLAAMHRVTSDRGFGWGQTNTIGATPQINTWTDNWTDFFVQHRLGYQLQLAQRQGGRFPQADRLLAAVPEILSGYSPQPALVHGDLWTGNAAVTQNGEPIVFDPALYYGDREVDLAMSQLFGSFPTHFYSAYNEAFPLESGYKKRKILYNLYHIINHFNLFGGSYQSQANQMINALLS; from the coding sequence ATGTGGAACGAAATTGCCACCCACATTACTCAGACGACAGGTCAGCCTTTTGAGGCAAAGCATCATCGATCGGTCGGCGGAGGCAGCATTAATCAGGCTTATGTGGTTTCCGATGGCGATCGGGCTTACTTTGTAAAGCTGAATCAGGCCAGCCGGGTGGCAATGTTTGAGGCAGAAGCGCTGGGGCTAAGGGAAATATGGCAAACCAAAACGATCCGTGTGCCTGAGCCGATCGCCTGGGGCATCGCCGGCAATTCGGCTTATATCGTGCTGGAGTGGTTTGATTTGGGCTACGGCGATCACCAGTCCTGGGAGGCAATGGGGCGCAACTTAGCAGCAATGCACCGGGTCACAAGCGATCGGGGCTTTGGATGGGGACAAACTAACACGATCGGCGCGACTCCCCAAATCAATACCTGGACTGATAACTGGACTGATTTTTTTGTGCAGCATCGATTGGGCTATCAGTTGCAGTTAGCGCAGCGCCAGGGTGGACGATTCCCGCAAGCCGATCGTCTATTAGCGGCAGTGCCAGAAATTCTATCAGGATATTCGCCGCAGCCTGCCCTAGTTCATGGTGATTTATGGACTGGAAATGCTGCTGTGACGCAAAACGGTGAGCCTATTGTTTTTGATCCAGCCCTTTACTATGGCGATCGAGAAGTTGATTTGGCAATGAGTCAGCTATTTGGCAGTTTTCCGACTCATTTTTATAGCGCTTACAATGAGGCTTTTCCGTTAGAATCAGGCTATAAAAAACGCAAGATTCTTTACAACCTTTATCACATTATCAACCACTTCAATTTGTTTGGCGGTAGCTATCAATCTCAAGCAAACCAGATGATTAATGCCTTGCTGTCATAA
- the pyrE gene encoding orotate phosphoribosyltransferase, translating into MTQPTIVSDAISLVTQADLPTVRQYLLDLLCECAYREGDFLLSSGQRSTYYINGKQVTLHPQGGVAVGRIMLSMIPERTIAVAGLTLGADPLVTATSVAAAYAGRSLSPLIVRKEAKGHGTQAYIEGLTLPAGSPVAVLEDVVTTGQSALKAVERLQAAGYQVTQIIALVDRQQGGAELYQQQGLQFQPIFSIDDLKKRWAERQA; encoded by the coding sequence ATGACTCAGCCAACGATCGTCTCAGACGCTATTTCTCTCGTTACACAAGCCGATCTGCCCACTGTGCGGCAGTATCTATTAGACCTGCTCTGTGAATGTGCTTATCGAGAAGGGGATTTTCTCCTGTCTTCCGGACAGCGCAGCACCTATTACATTAACGGCAAGCAAGTAACGCTCCATCCTCAAGGCGGTGTGGCAGTGGGGCGAATCATGCTGTCCATGATCCCCGAAAGAACGATCGCGGTGGCAGGGCTGACATTAGGGGCTGATCCCCTCGTTACAGCGACCAGTGTTGCAGCAGCCTATGCCGGACGATCGCTGTCGCCGCTGATCGTGCGAAAGGAAGCCAAAGGACATGGCACGCAGGCATATATTGAAGGGCTAACTTTGCCAGCAGGGAGTCCCGTTGCTGTACTAGAAGATGTGGTGACAACTGGACAATCGGCATTGAAGGCAGTAGAGCGACTTCAGGCGGCAGGTTATCAGGTGACTCAAATCATTGCACTTGTCGATCGGCAGCAGGGTGGTGCGGAACTCTACCAGCAGCAGGGGCTTCAGTTTCAACCGATCTTTTCGATCGACGACCTCAAAAAACGATGGGCAGAGCGACAGGCTTAG
- a CDS encoding ParA family protein encodes MKSSSAPPKVLVVLNGKGGVGKTTTTINLAAIFAETYRVLLVDADPQGSASWWAERSDRGLGFDVAQENDPTLLGELRQVKDYDLVVVDTPPALNSEALAAVIPAADYLLLPTPPAPMDLSALIETVKQAVIPSGVSHRVLLTRVDPRSLGEALEAQNTLLSMGIPACHAFIRAYKAHERAVLEGQSMIQWRGRNGREAEADYRRVAEEIQRDW; translated from the coding sequence GTGAAGTCGTCATCTGCTCCACCGAAAGTCTTGGTTGTGCTCAACGGAAAAGGGGGAGTGGGCAAAACGACGACGACCATAAACTTAGCCGCAATTTTTGCCGAAACCTATCGTGTGCTGTTGGTTGATGCCGATCCACAGGGTTCAGCAAGCTGGTGGGCAGAACGGAGCGATCGGGGGCTGGGGTTTGATGTAGCTCAAGAGAATGACCCGACTTTGTTGGGAGAGTTGCGTCAGGTAAAAGACTATGACCTAGTTGTAGTAGACACGCCGCCTGCCCTCAATTCTGAAGCACTTGCTGCGGTCATCCCAGCCGCCGACTATTTGCTGTTGCCAACGCCGCCTGCTCCTATGGATTTATCAGCTTTAATTGAAACCGTGAAGCAAGCTGTCATTCCTTCTGGCGTCAGCCACCGAGTTTTACTAACGCGCGTCGATCCGAGAAGTTTGGGTGAAGCACTGGAAGCCCAAAATACGCTGCTTAGTATGGGAATTCCTGCCTGCCACGCCTTTATCCGAGCATATAAGGCGCATGAGCGAGCTGTGCTAGAAGGACAGTCGATGATTCAGTGGCGCGGTAGAAACGGGCGCGAAGCCGAGGCAGATTATCGGCGGGTTGCAGAAGAAATCCAGCGAGATTGGTGA
- a CDS encoding cobyrinic acid a,c-diamide synthase produces MTEPRDWSLASFGNIDTILGKLPTEARNWVESLSWQKRRYVLSLCHLICAAPPEIQAEFLDDYTADGVVSKKLEDQETKQRVKQYLKDFRIPTELTEAVLRSYIKQFYIHSAQDARTQPDLYLQSALKLVLNTEEGNTVFNYILGFELLKMMFQMSWYQHERLYRLQKNQEEFINTYIKPIQHAHRLNGIIVPKDASVFFAKRNYFVQRPEIPARKLIELVIATFTTEVTSEFGFTIIRHPNSLNFDYDYVFEQETDIIFS; encoded by the coding sequence ATGACTGAACCGCGTGATTGGTCGCTTGCATCTTTCGGGAATATTGACACAATTCTGGGTAAGCTGCCCACAGAGGCAAGAAATTGGGTTGAAAGTTTATCCTGGCAAAAGCGGCGGTATGTGCTGTCGCTCTGTCATCTAATTTGTGCTGCACCGCCAGAGATTCAGGCTGAATTTTTGGACGATTACACAGCAGATGGCGTTGTCTCTAAAAAATTGGAAGACCAGGAAACGAAACAGCGAGTCAAACAATATCTCAAAGATTTTCGCATTCCAACAGAACTGACAGAAGCGGTTTTACGCAGTTATATCAAACAGTTCTACATTCACTCCGCCCAAGACGCTCGAACTCAACCCGACCTCTATTTACAATCTGCATTGAAGCTTGTCTTAAACACTGAGGAAGGTAATACTGTCTTTAATTACATCCTGGGCTTTGAACTGCTAAAAATGATGTTTCAAATGAGTTGGTATCAGCATGAGCGGCTATACCGACTGCAAAAAAACCAGGAAGAATTTATTAACACCTACATTAAACCGATCCAACATGCTCATCGGCTTAATGGGATCATTGTTCCCAAGGATGCTAGCGTTTTCTTTGCAAAGCGCAACTACTTTGTGCAACGCCCAGAGATTCCAGCCAGAAAACTAATTGAGCTTGTGATCGCTACCTTTACAACTGAAGTTACATCCGAGTTTGGTTTCACCATCATTCGGCATCCCAACTCGCTCAACTTTGATTACGACTATGTTTTTGAGCAGGAAACCGACATTATCTTTTCCTGA